One Chitinophaga sp. H8 DNA window includes the following coding sequences:
- a CDS encoding formylglycine-generating enzyme family protein, protein MNKTYVTLLLGGMLTGNVYAQQDKSFSAYEQKIPGSAVTFKMVPIPGGSFLFGSPASEKGRNANEGPQKKVEMAPFWMGACEVTYDEYDVYADEEKDKTPLPDGMTRPSPPYIDLTLGMGKTGGFPANSMSQYGALMYCRWLYNKTGDFYRLPTEAEWEYANRAGATTAYPFGNDASQLKEYAWYADGGEGKYHKVGLLKPNAWGLYDMQGNVAEWTLDQYDDNFLKAADAKDPWNKPTAKNPRTIKGGNYQDAAPALRSAARLKSDLNWNRRDPQIPKSKWWNADAPFIGFRIVKPVKQPTKEEAEKFFAEVLDKYVGAR, encoded by the coding sequence ATGAACAAAACGTATGTGACTTTATTGCTTGGAGGAATGCTCACCGGCAATGTGTATGCCCAGCAGGATAAATCCTTTAGCGCGTATGAACAAAAGATTCCCGGATCGGCGGTAACGTTTAAAATGGTGCCTATTCCAGGCGGCAGTTTTCTGTTTGGCAGCCCTGCCAGCGAGAAGGGCCGGAATGCGAATGAAGGTCCTCAGAAAAAGGTGGAGATGGCTCCTTTCTGGATGGGTGCTTGTGAGGTAACTTATGATGAATATGATGTATATGCGGATGAGGAAAAGGATAAAACACCTTTGCCGGATGGTATGACCAGGCCCAGCCCGCCTTATATTGACCTGACCCTGGGGATGGGTAAAACAGGCGGCTTCCCGGCCAACAGTATGAGTCAGTATGGTGCATTGATGTATTGCCGCTGGCTGTATAATAAGACCGGCGATTTTTACCGCTTGCCTACAGAAGCAGAATGGGAGTATGCCAACAGGGCGGGTGCCACGACAGCTTATCCATTTGGTAATGACGCATCACAATTAAAGGAATATGCCTGGTATGCTGATGGCGGCGAAGGAAAATATCATAAAGTAGGGTTATTGAAACCGAATGCATGGGGACTGTATGACATGCAGGGAAATGTGGCAGAATGGACATTGGATCAATATGATGACAACTTTTTAAAAGCAGCCGACGCAAAAGATCCCTGGAATAAACCTACCGCCAAGAACCCCCGTACCATTAAAGGAGGTAACTACCAGGATGCAGCTCCGGCACTGCGCAGTGCAGCCCGTTTGAAATCTGATCTGAACTGGAACAGGCGTGATCCGCAGATACCAAAAAGTAAATGGTGGAATGCAGACGCACCGTTTATCGGATTCAGAATTGTAAAGCCCGTAAAACAACCTACCAAAGAAGAAGCAGAAAAGTTTTTTGCAGAGGTATTGGATAAATACGTGGGTGCACGGTAA
- a CDS encoding hydroxypyruvate isomerase family protein — protein sequence MERRKFLQQGTFAGISALALGGLTGSNASAAPAPAAGQKTFNLNYAPHDGMFRNNGGNDFLDQIKFMHDQGFRAIEDNGMLGRDVAQQEKIGNLLSKLGMQMGVFVVDTGNNWKTSLASGKQEFKDNFVDTCKKSVEVAKRCNATWATVVPGFFDRSLPIGIQTAHVIDGLRRGAEIFEPHKLVMVLEPLSDTPDLFLRTSEQSYEICKAVNSPACKILYDIYHMQRNTGNLIPVMDMCWDEIAYIQIGDNPGRNEPTTGEINYKNIFKHLHKKGFKGVLGMEHGNAKPGKEGEMALIKAYRDSDNFL from the coding sequence ATGGAAAGAAGAAAATTCCTGCAACAAGGTACCTTTGCCGGTATATCCGCACTTGCGCTGGGTGGCCTTACCGGAAGCAATGCTTCCGCTGCTCCCGCTCCTGCTGCTGGTCAGAAAACATTTAACCTGAACTATGCTCCGCACGATGGCATGTTCAGAAACAACGGGGGAAACGACTTCCTGGACCAGATCAAATTCATGCATGACCAGGGATTCCGCGCTATTGAAGATAATGGCATGCTGGGCCGCGATGTTGCCCAGCAGGAAAAGATAGGCAACCTTTTAAGTAAACTCGGTATGCAAATGGGCGTATTTGTGGTGGATACCGGTAACAACTGGAAAACATCCCTCGCTTCCGGCAAACAGGAGTTTAAGGATAACTTTGTGGATACCTGCAAAAAATCTGTTGAAGTAGCCAAACGTTGCAATGCCACCTGGGCCACTGTAGTACCTGGTTTCTTTGACCGCAGCCTGCCCATTGGTATTCAAACCGCGCATGTGATTGATGGCCTCCGCAGAGGTGCTGAAATATTTGAACCACATAAACTGGTAATGGTACTGGAACCTTTAAGTGATACACCAGACCTTTTCCTGCGTACTTCTGAACAGAGTTATGAAATCTGTAAAGCAGTCAACAGCCCTGCCTGCAAAATATTATATGATATCTACCACATGCAACGTAATACCGGTAACCTTATTCCTGTAATGGACATGTGCTGGGATGAAATTGCGTATATCCAGATAGGTGATAATCCGGGTCGTAACGAACCAACTACCGGAGAAATCAATTATAAAAACATCTTTAAACATTTACACAAAAAAGGATTTAAAGGTGTACTTGGTATGGAACATGGAAATGCCAAACCAGGTAAAGAAGGCGAAATGGCATTGATTAAGGCTTATCGCGATAGCGATAATTTCCTGTAA